CCCAAGCTCACTTTTcctccttcttcctcttcttcttcccctCGTAACTTTGCGCTAATTTCTAGGGTTCCTTCCACTCCAATTTCATGGCGCTGCACTCCCCTTATTGCCAAGTCTAGTTTCCTCGTGAGAGCTGATTCCAACCTCGAAGGCGGTGGTGAAGCCACCGAAGATGTTCCTTCCGATAATGTCGATGATGTTTCGGAAGGTGAAGCAGAACTGCTTTCGGATTCTGAAGCTCCGAAATTGCCCCGAAAAGCCAGAGTCAAGCTTGGAGACGTTATGGGGGTAATTCGAGTAGTCTTAAATTAGCTTGAGtgttttaattaccaattagTTTTCCACACTCTGCACTCTTTCTATGTGTGTCTGTGTGTGAGAATGTGTAGGGAAAAAACAGAAGATGGACGAAGTGTAAAATGCatggtgttgttgttgttgatgcAGATATTGAATCAGAGGGCAGTTGAGGCAGCGGAGAAGGCAAGACCCACGCCAGACATTAGGACTGGGGATATTGTCGAAATCAAATTGGTATTCTTTTTATTACTTACGGGATATTCTGAGAAGAGTGCTGAAGTGACATGAATTTTACGGTGATGTATCTTTGTTCTTCTTGCAGGAGGTTCCTGAGAACAAGCGTAGGCTGTCCATTTATAAAGGGATTGTTATCTCGAAACAAAACGCTGGTATTCACACAACTATTCGAATCCGAAGAATCATTGCCGGCACTGGGGTTGAGATAGTCTTCCCAATGTGAGTTTCCTCTTAATTAGAACTTTGTATTTAATGATTGTTATTGCCATTTGCATTTCCGCTATTTGGATCATTGCTTCACATCATTGTTGGTCCTATTGTTGTGATTAGGggatataattatataaatcatTTTCGTACTAAAAGGTGGGAATTTGGGATGAATACTTCAGCTATCTTTTTTACTTGAAAGGAACTGTAGTCAATTTGTAGACTCTGGATGACTAAGATGTGGAAAAATAAATAGTTACGAGTTGTCATTTTCAAAGATTTAGATTTACTTGATCTATGCCTGCACAATTTGCAACTGTGCACCTTTTGAAACTACAAATTGTTGGGACATTGGTTGTGGGATACTGATCAATAGTAGCTTAAGGTAACCTTGTTCTACAATCCATTGAAGCATGAGGTTTATTCGGTTTCCATGGGAGGGTTATAACTTGTAAAAGAAGACAAATCCCTTTTTGTGTGCGATTTACCACCCTCCCTGGGTGTACCAAATTCAGGGAATAAGATTTCTAGTCGTGGGAAATGGGAATTGGAAAGCATATCAGTCTGAACTTGAAATCTATCAATGTGTCAATGTCTCAGAAGAATGGCGGGTGAGATTCAGATCTGTTTCAATGTGTGACCTACATTTCTGCTGGTTGCTAATGAGCATATGCAATGCTTCTATGCTTATTGTTTGTCTTCGTATCTGTTTCAATGTGTGATCTACAGTTCTGTTGGTTGCTAACGAACATATGCAATGTTTCTATGCTTAACGTTTGTCTTCAGTCTGTGTTGTGTATTAAAAGTGAATGAAACATATTGAGAAGATCTGAATTTGTTTATTCAAGCTGATTACCCAAACAGTTATCTGTATTAATTACAAATTGATGTTTAAAGATCACTGTATATGAATTTTCATATTCTTATATGATGCTTATATTTACTGGGACAGTTACTCACCAAACATAAAAGAAATCAAAGTGGTAAACCACCGGAAGGTCAGAAGGGCAAGATTGTACTATCTCAGAGACAAGCTTCCAAGATTCTCCACTTTCAAATGATACGTAGATACCCCACTCTTCCCTACGTTCATCTTCGAAGTAGTCTACTGATCCATGATAAGTGTTGCGAGGCTCTTTAATGCTGTTTTTTCAATTTGTTATGTTGTAGAATATATCATTTTTCTTCCCCTTATACTATCCTTCCTAAAATCCAAACAAATGTACTGCTGAACCTTGATAGCACTGAGAAATTTGAAGTATTTCTTCTGCGTCACTAATATATACCGTAGAAAGCAAAGCTgtgaaaaaagaaaatcattacTTAGTTCATTAAAATGGATGCTAAGATTAAAATCTAAAGCCACGTGCTGGAATAATCATGTTACAAATTCTCTAGTTTTCTGCTTTTATTTATTACATATCTAAATCTGGACGAAATATGCTTGCATGGAGATGCAGCCTATTCTAATGTTAAGATAGCCTTCGTCGACCTGATTAGTGACCACTTATTTAATTATCAGTATAGTGTGCCCCGGTATGCAAATACGTTGTTAGTGTTTTGAACGCTCTTCTtgcttaaaagaagaaaaatatcaatatatgtatgtatatatatatatatgcctTAACTAATATGATGTACATAGGTATACATAGAAGTAGAAGGGAGGTAAAAACTAGTAGATAGTTTTGAGTATCGATCATATAATATgcttaaaaaaatgtaatgagataaataataatcaatatTGAGCATttgctttataaaaaaatattaatgagaTATTTAGAATAATGGAGTGTTAATAACTAAtctaataaaattgaaaatttaatttaagaaaTTGAATAAGCGGGAAATTGGCCTAAAAATcggagaatttttttttattggattgGATTTCAGATTTACTTTTGAAAATAGATCCAATTCAAATtgaacttatatatatatatatatatatatatatatatatatatatatatatattttattttttttttttaattttttttttaatttttttttttaattttttttttttttttttaattttttttttttttataaacatatgTTTTATTAAAAGCATATAAATATactatttgaataaaattataaaaaaatagttatcaaGTTATATAAAATTGTTCTTGAAAGTGTATATTTAAATTACTATGCCACTATTAATTATACAATTACTTAcagattatatatttaattttttaaatatttatacggtatctatacctatataaaAGAGATTCTTCACTTTAATTAGatgttataaattattttctattttgttttattaatttattttgattatttagatattttataattttagaagttaatatatcagctttttaattttaaaattttattttatttgtttttacttaATTATAGGAAAGTGAAAAGATTAATGTTGTGAAGATtgattattttctgttttaaactaatatatttttattaaataatttttttttaattttaaaattttattttattcgtTCAGAATAATCAATTTTGAAGGTAGagaaattttttaactttttctctCTTATTAAACAAGATAAACTGAAAATCAGTGTAATTTAAACCCccttaaattaaattaattgaaatataattataaagtaaagtacttaaaaagaaaacagttgaatgtgaataaaaaaaattttaaaaagacaCGTGCACATAGTAGGTAGCAGGTGGCCCCAAAGGACGCGAGAGTGTAGCAgcgtctctctctctctctgttatTCAGTGCCTCTGCCAAAACCAGATGGCACAGACACACAGTGTGGAGGAGTCTGAAGACCAAAACCGATCTCAGTGGCTAAAATTCTGCATAATCTGGTTTTGGACTTTGTAGCCATCGGTGCCCCATACTCCTCGTTCCATCACAtatttcttcttcctcttctcttctccttcatctGATGCCACCACTCTAATTCATTTCCTCCTCCATTCCCCCTTCCCTCCTCCTCCATTCCCCCCCTCCCTCTTCGCCATGACCGCCTCTCAACTCATCTCCGTTAGTCCCGACGAACTCCGCTTCCATTGTacgtctctctctctcttctcaaTTCCGTTTTCCCTCAATCTTACCAAATGCTTAATTATCATAAACATTCAACTCGAATGCGTTTTTTAGTTACTCTCCTGATTTTCGTGTAACCAGTTGAGTTGGAGAAGCAAACGTTTTGCGATCTTAAGGTCCTCAATAACACACAGAATCATGTTGCTTTCAAGGTATCATTCTTTTAACTTAATCTTCCCCAATATCCTCTTGCTTTCTTCTCCTTGCATTTGATTCCCGTGTTTTTTTCTTCGTTTTCTCTTTCATAGGTCAAAACCACTTCTCCCAAGAAATACTTCGTACGGCCAAACACCGGTGTCGTACACCCCTGGGACTCCTGTATCATCAGAGGTGCTGCTTGTTAATATTACCCAGTTACTTATAAGGCTAGTTCTTTGATTATTATGATATGCATTATCTTTGTTTCGGTTAGAAATACACGTGATCAAGCAGTTTTAAAAACGGAAACTATTAAATTCCTTAGCCGTGGCCAGCACACGTTCGCACTGTTTAACAGTACATCCTCTTAACTTAACaactcttttattattattaaaagggGTTGTCGTGAATGTTGGTTGCGTCAaactatctttttttttttactttaatactTTTGTGATATCTTTGGTTGGTGGTATGAACAGATAAAATGAAAAGCAAAATTGTCACCTCACCGACCTCTTTCATTGCCTTTTAgccaaattaaaaagaaaaatgttaccgagacaaattttatttatttgctgaaatttattagaatttacaaaattgtgtAGGTCACTCCGTGTTTAGTAGTAAACTTCCACtcatgatttttaatttctaatgaTTTTAAGCAAAGACAAAGAATTATTAGTGTGTTGCAAGAACTTCTCTAGCAGATATGCATTTGAACAGAGTACTGAATGAACATCTAATAGACGTACATTTAGAAATATCCTGTTTCGTACTATACATGGGTAGGAGGAAACGGAGGATGGATGTTTTGGTCTGTGAAAAACTGCAAATTTCAACTGATCAAAGGTCACGTGATGGGAGTTTTTCTTTCCTGCAACAGTAAGGACTAGGAATAAGTGATTAAAAGCTTTGTTTGAGCTTGTGATACACTGTATCAGATTTTTTGGTTCCATCTAGATGAACtgtttttatgtttaatttatttgcTTATGAGCCCAGAGCTCTTCCCATTCTATGGAATTAGAATTTGTCATAttgttcaatttttattttgtgcaGTCACCCTCCAAGCCCAACGGGAATACCCTCCAGACATGCAATGTAAAGACAAGTTTCTCTTACAGAGTACAATAGTGAATCCAAATACTGATGTTGACGACCTCCCACCAGATACTGTAAGAGGGTCAACACTGTCCTTTATACGGGATCAACTATACAGATTGAAAAGCAAAAATTGATCACTGATACTGCTAATTTCACTTGCAGTTTAATAAGGAAAGTGGTAATTCAATAGAGGAGTTGAAATTAAGAGTTGCATATATCTCTGCTGCCTCACCCGAAGGATCTGAAGATGATGCATCAAGGAACTCACATAAACTTGATACCTCTTCTGTGAGTCTATTTTCCTCCCCCATAACCCTTTGTGGAAATCAGTTTGAAGttccacttttttttctttattttgaatttcGTAATTTTATTGTTAAGCCATAATGCCATATATTGTAAGTTATGTCTTAAGGAGATTACTGTGGGTGGCTTCTttgctcataaaaaaaaactgtgGGTGGCTTCACTTGATGGCATAGTTCTTGGATTTTGTGACAGCATTAATTCCATTTTGTTGATGCACAACCTACTCATGAGGGCAATACTTGCTGCATTTGGAGGAAACAACGTAGGACTTGGTATTTGAGAAAGCTaaaaaacatattgagattgataaataaagacaaaaataaaaattgaaatcagTGAAACATTTAAACTTCTCTCTATAGGTCCCTtctgattaaaaatataaacatgtgCTGCATCAAGTTTCTCCTGTTTATAATATATCTGGTATTTGGTTTATTCGCTCAGtttttactttataattttatagatGTATTTCCTCGGCTTTTAAGTGGCAGATTGTGCACTCCACAAATTCACCCATGAAAGGAGTGTGGAAAAAAATTATGCTCAGGTCTCTAGTTAGTTTGCCGGAGATTATCTTGTGAAagatacatatataattttaactCCTGTGGGCTGTTTATAGATTATATGTACAGGCTAAATTTAACGTAATTACTTCTGTATTTGTGATAccagtttatttttttagattaagAAAATTGTATTGGCAGCTTTTAATTTCATTCCATTCACATGCATACTGATTCCATCTGTGTATCAGCAAAATGAATGGCTAGTTGCTTGAGTTCTGTATTCTGTATTTGAGTTGTTATCTCTAAAACAGTACTCAATATTGCAAGTCATTTGCTCATTGTCAGTCATTTCCTACATTGTGGCAGTTAATGCCAGACAGTTAAACCTTCCCTCCTTACCAAGTTTTATTGTTTAGATTAGCCGGTCATGCttaaattaaatttctttttttgaaGAGTCAGGCTTTACAGGATCTGAAGGAAGAAAGAGATGCCGCTGCCAGACAAACAAGACAACTGCAACAGGAACTGGTAATTGTTCTGCGTATTCCCAACATTGCTCTTTTATCATAAGATTTTATTTGGAGTTGATGTTCCAAATATGCACTCATGGTGACTCAGTTGATTGTGATGAAAAAACAAGTATTAGAATAAGTTGGAATCAACAATGATATTGATACGCATGCACATTATCTCCACCTCTCCTCCACTTCCAAATTCTCTATTAATTTACTTTCATTTCATATcatctattttcttttttctataaATCTCTCCTTTTCTCTTCATGCACCCCTAACGGGTGTttgaatataattttctttaggAATTTAGAGTTTCTCTCCcctaaaaaatatcataatgtACAACAGAAAAAGGAATAGACCTATGAACTGGAGACAAAACCATTATGAGTTGAGCCTGTGTACTTGACTATATAATGATaagttatttaatttctttactttcaacaaaaaaaaaatttaattttcttttagctTCATTTCCTGTATGCTAGTCCAATACTTCTTAAGTGGCCATTAATACTGACTTGGCCAGTATGGAAGGAGTTGCTTTTCTGGTTCCAATTTAACGAgccattataaaaaaaataaacagaagTTAACCTTATTCCCTGTAATAAAATTGGCCTCGAGGCATGTAAAGTCTCCCCTTCAAAAAAAAAGGAAGGAGGGAAAAAGGGGCACATGAGGTCGGTAAGAGCTAAAAGTGATTAGTGAAGTCGTCTTTCTTTTTGGGTGCAGTGCAACACTTGGATCTGTAATAGTTGTATGTTGTATTCTTTACTGAGACTTGAGAGCTATTGTAAATATCAGTAATATATTTGCTGTGTTGACTGTGTAGGACATGATGAAAAGACGAAGAAACCGAAAAAGTGATCCTGGCTTTTCCTTCATCTTTGCCATTTTTGTGGGTGTCCTTGGAGTTTTACTTGGCTTTCTTTTGAAACTTTTATTCTCTTCTCCATCTAGAGAATGATTTATACTATTCCATACATTTTCATGATGCAGACTCTCCGTATTGTTCACTGTATACCTTTAAAGTTTAACATTCTTTTGAATTAGAATTTTTCCAATATGCCTCGTAGGCTTGCCGCACTCTTGTCTGGAAGGTTAACGTATAGTCTTCTTTTCTTAAAGCAGCCATAAATACAAATTCACGAGCATAATATCTGCAAGAGGAATGGAAATGTTTCATACTGATTTACAATTACTCTTTATAATACTCCTCTAATACAAATATACACCAAATTCAACTACAACCTAATTTCCTGATAATTAGACCTTGAGGGCTGGCTTAGCCCAATAtcaaggaaaagaaaaggaaatttACTGTGTTCAACTAGGATCACACCCTATCTACTTTGTTGTTCCATAAttattgaaatttcaaaaatacttaTATGTTTTGAATTGTACAATTTATAACTTAAACCATAAATTACGTTATTTTTTAATCTAGAAAATGATTTTctaattgtataatttgaaagttaactttgtattttgaattttacaatttataaattattataatttttgaaatacaaaattggttttcaaattctataatttGGAGAATTCCAAAACATGAATCTAGAAAATGGTTTGTTTTCAAGTTGTAGAATTCGGATTCCTAATGAGAGAGGATGGTTAAAGAGTGAAAAGTTTAAGGTGGGGAGGAGTGGAAGTGTgagaatttaagaaaaaaatttagaaaaaaatttagtGTAAATGGATCGGAGTAGATTAGAGTCGATGTTTGAGAGAAAAATTGAGAAATGTAatgtttaaaatgttattttaaattattttaaatggtataaaatataagattataaatttactcttatatattaaataattaaataaaatataaattaattttgtgtacattaaaataaataaaataatataaaattataattataaataaaaaataaaataatgtaaaataaaaatatataaataaaattaaatattcaaataaaataatattattattcattttattaatttaaataaatttttagttaaatttatgtatttagataattttgatattacttatgattatttaatttgtattatattatgttatatatatatatatatatgttatttatataatattaatgatcatttttatatatcatttaatttgcttatttacattttttatttctatcatTACAACATCTATCACAACCAAAAATTTATCCTCAATTGTTCAATCAACattaatcatgaaaaatattatatactaaaagaagaaaatataatgaaatatgtttcttttttctttgtctTGGACCCGCAATCACTTTTCTTTCATATCCTCCATCACACCACCCCTCTTATTTTTAACCTTTCTAATCAAATTCTAAAATGTAAGTGTTTCGCTTGTTTGTTCTTTCCTTTCCCGGTTCATTTTCTCACTTTTTTCGCTCATAGACTAACACGTCTCCCCTTTTCTCCTTAAGTCTTCTTTTTCTCATAGACTaacctctctcactctcacCGGCGCACTTTTATATATCTGGtactttttttcccttttaattttttattcaatgaacAAAATCCtgctattctttttttttctttaataattttgttataagtTTGATTAAATTGTTATCTTCGTGTATTTTATGGCGTTATTTGTGTCAacacaataataacaatatcGTCATCATACAAAGCCAAAGACCAtgcataaatgaataaaaaagaaaagtaatttCAGACGTTGCATTTTCATCTTCtactttataattgaaaaaaaaaacacttactGATTGATTTTGTGATTTGGTAAGGAAACTACAACTTctcatattttgaattttaaatatgaaaatagaaaacgAAAAAGGTGTTTGATGGGATAAAAGTAAAGATAAACGGGAGAAAAAATGCAATTGTGCAATGCTCCTTAGCAAGCTTCACTTTGCAATGTTTGGTAAATCAGTAAAATTTTACTAGCAAAATTTGTATgtatctttaaaatttaaaaatactatggtatataaattaataatattatgaaatttaattatctattatattaaaaaatacagtTTAATGTATTCATAAAAACTACATtaacatattaaataaaaatatcattacatatgatatataaattaataatattatgaaatttaattatctattatattaaaaaatacaatttaatgTATTCATAAAAACTACATtaacatattaaataaaaaatatcattacatATTATATCACATAAAGTTACAATTAATAGTAATTTTAATGTTAATTGTAGTAGTGAAGTAGTACCGACCATTCCTTATCCTCATTTTGTTTCCTTTCTCTAATGTTTATTATTGATCCCTCTTTCCCAATGAAAGATATAATTTCCTAGACCAGTAAAACTATTCACCTATTCACATTCTCAACCAGCAAAACTATTTGCATTTCCACCTGTGGTGTTGTTCCATTTCTTCATTTAATTTGATGCTTCCATTGGTTGGCGTTGCCTCAAACCCATAACCATTTATGTTCTTCTTTACTCTTTTAATGTTGCCTTCTATTCCACTCaatctaaaattattattattaaacgaCTCTCCTTCTTTCGTATTTATCTAACAATTTTGCATTTGTTAGGTTGGATATTAGATGATAAAAAGGatcttatataatattttagattttcagttataatattttagattttcagTTGTAATTATCTTTATCAGTTTTAACTGTTTTATCATTTGTAACAGTTTTATCAGTTATAAGtatcatatatttttatgtgCTATATAAATATTTCACTCAATAATGTAAGTGGTAACAATTCTTGATTAATAAAATCTATTATCATCCATGTTCTCATCCATCTATAGTGGTTTATCAACTTAAAAAaagacataatcgattatctttCATGTTTTCACCTATTTATATgcttaaaaaaacataatcgGATATTGGTTTTGTGTATTACGagtgataatcgattatgactCGCGGATTTCAAGTTGttcaaaatttaaatgtttCCATGAATCTTTGATGACATGCAAGGtgtgtaaaaaaaatgaaggaaGGATAATGAAGTAAAAGGGTATTGATCTATTGGTTTTACTCGACTTTCTACACTaatgaaaaaagaaacaaaataatcTCTTACTCACTTGTCCGTCTTCACATTCTTCTTAACATACACAAATTCAAACATGCATGATGTGTGTTTCTTCCTTAGTCACTAACAGAAAATGGTGGAAGCAAACACACTCTTAGTGAAATCTAACTTTTCACCAAAAGAATATGGAAAGGTAAATCTAATTTTTCACCAAAAGTATAGAAGTGCATCAGAAACTATGGAGGTGGGGTAAGAAATTGCCTTTTTCCTTACTTCCACTTGGGCTTATTAGTTTGGATATAGGCCTCACCAAAGTTACAAATTCATTATGAATATAtacattttgaaatatattctCAAATCTTCGttccaaaatatatatttttcagaaTGTCCCTATAACTATagtctaaaaaaatttaatcattCAAATACATACGCACTCTGTCTTACCTTGTATAGAGTTGTACCGagttaattaataattacataacTATTCTTGTAAGTAACATTTTAATTACCAACTAAAACTTTTACGAGAGAGGATTGATAGATGAGAAGAAAATCACCAAAACTATtgatttttaatcaattttaactATCATACAGAGAATTTCATAAAAGGAGTATTAAGG
The sequence above is a segment of the Phaseolus vulgaris cultivar G19833 chromosome 2, P. vulgaris v2.0, whole genome shotgun sequence genome. Coding sequences within it:
- the LOC137809944 gene encoding large ribosomal subunit protein bL19c-like isoform X2 — protein: MASQVLLQALFAPKLTFPPSSSSSSPRNFALISRVPSTPISWRCTPLIAKSSFLVRADSNLEGGGEATEDVPSDNVDDVSEGEAELLSDSEAPKLPRKARVKLGDVMGILNQRAVEAAEKARPTPDIRTGDIVEIKLEVPENKRRLSIYKGIVISKQNAGIHTTIRIRRIIAGTGVEIVFPIYSPNIKEIKVVNHRKVRRARLYYLRDKLPRFSTFK
- the LOC137809945 gene encoding vesicle-associated protein 2-1 isoform X1 — its product is MTASQLISVSPDELRFHFELEKQTFCDLKVLNNTQNHVAFKVKTTSPKKYFVRPNTGVVHPWDSCIIRVTLQAQREYPPDMQCKDKFLLQSTIVNPNTDVDDLPPDTFNKESGNSIEELKLRVAYISAASPEGSEDDASRNSHKLDTSSSQALQDLKEERDAAARQTRQLQQELDMMKRRRNRKSDPGFSFIFAIFVGVLGVLLGFLLKLLFSSPSRE
- the LOC137809945 gene encoding vesicle-associated protein 2-1 isoform X2; this translates as MTASQLISVSPDELRFHFELEKQTFCDLKVLNNTQNHVAFKVKTTSPKKYFVRPNTGVVHPWDSCIIRVTLQAQREYPPDMQCKDKFLLQSTIVNPNTDVDDLPPDTFNKESGNSIEELKLRVAYISAASPEGSEDDASRNSHKLDTSSALQDLKEERDAAARQTRQLQQELDMMKRRRNRKSDPGFSFIFAIFVGVLGVLLGFLLKLLFSSPSRE
- the LOC137809944 gene encoding large ribosomal subunit protein bL19c-like isoform X1, which translates into the protein MASQVLLQQALFAPKLTFPPSSSSSSPRNFALISRVPSTPISWRCTPLIAKSSFLVRADSNLEGGGEATEDVPSDNVDDVSEGEAELLSDSEAPKLPRKARVKLGDVMGILNQRAVEAAEKARPTPDIRTGDIVEIKLEVPENKRRLSIYKGIVISKQNAGIHTTIRIRRIIAGTGVEIVFPIYSPNIKEIKVVNHRKVRRARLYYLRDKLPRFSTFK